A portion of the Rhinopithecus roxellana isolate Shanxi Qingling chromosome 19, ASM756505v1, whole genome shotgun sequence genome contains these proteins:
- the NPTX1 gene encoding neuronal pentraxin-1 isoform X2, translating to MLAGRAARTCALLALCLLGAGAQDFGPTRFICTSVPVDADMCAASVAAGGAEELRSSVLQLRETVLQQKETILSQKETIRELTAKLGRCESQSTLDPGAGEARAGGGRKQPGSGKNTMGDLSRTPAAETLSQLGQTLQSLKTRLENLEYSRLNSSSQTNSLKDLLQSKIDELERQVLSRVNTLEEGKGGPRNDTEERAKIEAALTSLHQRISELEKGQKDNRPGDKFQLTFPLRTNYMYAKVKKSLPEMYAFTVCMWLKSSAAPGVGTPFSYAVPGQANELVLIEWGNNPMEILINDKVAKLPFVINDGKWHHICITWTTRDGVWEAYQDGTQGGSGENLAPYHPIKPQGVLVLGQEQDTLGGGFDATQAFVGELAHFNIWDRKLTPGEVYNLATCSTKALSGNVIAWAESHIEIYGGATKWTFEACRQIN from the exons ATGCTGGCCGGCCGCGCCGCGCGCACCTGTGCGCTGCTcgccctctgcctcctgggcgcCGGGGCCCAGGATTTCGGGCCGACGCGCTTCATCTGCACCTCGGTGCCTGTGGACGCCGACATGTGCGCCGCGTCCGTGGCCGCCGGCGGCGCCGAGGAGCTCCGGAGCAGCGTGCTGCAGCTCCGCGAGACCGTGCTGCAGCAGAAGGAGACCATCCTGAGCCAGAAGGAGACCATCCGCGAGCTGACCGCCAAGCTGGGCCGCTGCGAGAGCCAGAGCACGCTGGACCCCGGAGCCGGCGAGGCCCGGGCGGGCGGCGGCCGCAAGCAGCCCGGCTCGGGCAAGAACACCATGGGCGACCTGTCCCGGACACCGGCCGCCGAGACGCTCAGCCAACTCGGGCAAACTTTGCAATCGCTCAAAACCCGCCTGGAGAACCTCGAG TACAGCCGCCTCAATTCCTCCAGCCAGACCAACAGCCTCAAGGATCTGCTGCAGAGCAAGATCGATGAGCTGGAGAGGCAGGTGCTGTCCCGGGTGAACACCCTGGAGGAGGGCAAGGGGGGCCCCAGGAACGACACCGAGGAGAGGGCCAAGATCGAGGCCGCCCTGACCTCCCTGCACCAGAGAATCAGCGAGCTCGAAAAAG GTCAAAAAGACAACCGCCCTGGAGACAAGTTCCAGCTCACGTTCCCGCTGCGGACCAACTATATGTATGCCAAGGTGAAGAAGAGCCTGCCAGAGATGTACGCCTTCACTGTCTGCATGTGGCTCAAGTCCAGCGCCGCGCCAGGGGTGGGCACGCCCTTCTCCTATGCTGTGCCCGGCCAGGCCAACGAGCTGGTCCTCATTGAGTGGGGCAACAACCCCATGGAGATCCTCATCAATGACAAG GTGGCCAAGCTGCCTTTTGTCATCAACGATGGCAAGTGGCACCACATCTGCATCACCTGGACCACCCGGGACGGGGTCTGGGAGGCCTACCAGGATGGCACGCAGGGTGGCAGTGGCGAGAACTTGGCACCCTATCACCCCATCAAGCCCCAGGGCGTGCTGGTGCTGGGCCAGGAGCAG GACACTCTGGGTGGTGGATTTGATGCCACCCAGGCATTTGTGGGTGAGCTGGCCCACTTCAACATCTGGGACCGCAAGCTGACCCCCGGGGAGGTCTACAACCTGGCCACCTGCAGCACCAAGGCACTGTCCGGCAATGTCATCGCCTGGGCCGAGTCCCACATTGAGATCTACGGTGGAGCCACCAAGTGGACCTTCGAGGCCTGTCGCCAGATCAACTGA
- the NPTX1 gene encoding neuronal pentraxin-1 isoform X1: MLAGRAARTCALLALCLLGAGAQDFGPTRFICTSVPVDADMCAASVAAGGAEELRSSVLQLRETVLQQKETILSQKETIRELTAKLGRCESQSTLDPGAGEARAGGGRKQPGSGKNTMGDLSRTPAAETLSQLGQTLQSLKTRLENLEQYSRLNSSSQTNSLKDLLQSKIDELERQVLSRVNTLEEGKGGPRNDTEERAKIEAALTSLHQRISELEKGQKDNRPGDKFQLTFPLRTNYMYAKVKKSLPEMYAFTVCMWLKSSAAPGVGTPFSYAVPGQANELVLIEWGNNPMEILINDKVAKLPFVINDGKWHHICITWTTRDGVWEAYQDGTQGGSGENLAPYHPIKPQGVLVLGQEQDTLGGGFDATQAFVGELAHFNIWDRKLTPGEVYNLATCSTKALSGNVIAWAESHIEIYGGATKWTFEACRQIN, from the exons ATGCTGGCCGGCCGCGCCGCGCGCACCTGTGCGCTGCTcgccctctgcctcctgggcgcCGGGGCCCAGGATTTCGGGCCGACGCGCTTCATCTGCACCTCGGTGCCTGTGGACGCCGACATGTGCGCCGCGTCCGTGGCCGCCGGCGGCGCCGAGGAGCTCCGGAGCAGCGTGCTGCAGCTCCGCGAGACCGTGCTGCAGCAGAAGGAGACCATCCTGAGCCAGAAGGAGACCATCCGCGAGCTGACCGCCAAGCTGGGCCGCTGCGAGAGCCAGAGCACGCTGGACCCCGGAGCCGGCGAGGCCCGGGCGGGCGGCGGCCGCAAGCAGCCCGGCTCGGGCAAGAACACCATGGGCGACCTGTCCCGGACACCGGCCGCCGAGACGCTCAGCCAACTCGGGCAAACTTTGCAATCGCTCAAAACCCGCCTGGAGAACCTCGAG CAGTACAGCCGCCTCAATTCCTCCAGCCAGACCAACAGCCTCAAGGATCTGCTGCAGAGCAAGATCGATGAGCTGGAGAGGCAGGTGCTGTCCCGGGTGAACACCCTGGAGGAGGGCAAGGGGGGCCCCAGGAACGACACCGAGGAGAGGGCCAAGATCGAGGCCGCCCTGACCTCCCTGCACCAGAGAATCAGCGAGCTCGAAAAAG GTCAAAAAGACAACCGCCCTGGAGACAAGTTCCAGCTCACGTTCCCGCTGCGGACCAACTATATGTATGCCAAGGTGAAGAAGAGCCTGCCAGAGATGTACGCCTTCACTGTCTGCATGTGGCTCAAGTCCAGCGCCGCGCCAGGGGTGGGCACGCCCTTCTCCTATGCTGTGCCCGGCCAGGCCAACGAGCTGGTCCTCATTGAGTGGGGCAACAACCCCATGGAGATCCTCATCAATGACAAG GTGGCCAAGCTGCCTTTTGTCATCAACGATGGCAAGTGGCACCACATCTGCATCACCTGGACCACCCGGGACGGGGTCTGGGAGGCCTACCAGGATGGCACGCAGGGTGGCAGTGGCGAGAACTTGGCACCCTATCACCCCATCAAGCCCCAGGGCGTGCTGGTGCTGGGCCAGGAGCAG GACACTCTGGGTGGTGGATTTGATGCCACCCAGGCATTTGTGGGTGAGCTGGCCCACTTCAACATCTGGGACCGCAAGCTGACCCCCGGGGAGGTCTACAACCTGGCCACCTGCAGCACCAAGGCACTGTCCGGCAATGTCATCGCCTGGGCCGAGTCCCACATTGAGATCTACGGTGGAGCCACCAAGTGGACCTTCGAGGCCTGTCGCCAGATCAACTGA